The Balearica regulorum gibbericeps isolate bBalReg1 chromosome 23, bBalReg1.pri, whole genome shotgun sequence sequence GCAGAGGTGACACGTCTGCACGGTCCCACTGAAATAAGGGGGCTGCAGGTGCCCATGGGAGCCCTCCAGGTCAGGCCCACCCTGCAGGGCACTGGCTGAGCCCCTAGGCTCCTGGCCTCCCCAGGGGGGAAAGAGGAGCCCTGAGTGCTACTTGCTCCAATGGCAAGTTTGCCCGGCCAGAGAGAATCCTAGCAGAAACCTGCTCCTTGGCTGCCCTGGGCTCAGCACACTGCAGGAGGTGCTCTGTGCCACAGCCCACGACCAGACCTCAGAACACAGAGCCGGAGCGCCAGGAGTGTTTGCCTTCTGTTCAGGGGAAAATTTTTCTGCCCTCCcacttcctctgctgaaatcCACCAACCATAGCATTTACGGATTTTTTCGATCCAGCACCACTCCAGCCAGCCATATTGGGCTGTGGAAATAAAGCAGCTCTAATGTTATATGTCACCTGCAAATAACCCGGGCGTTCgaaaaaagcaaaccaccaccaccaaaatcCACACCAACACCAGGTCCTCTCCATACACAAAAGTCCTTCAAAATGAGCCCGGAAGCTCGGCTCCCGCAGCCCACCTTGTTCCTCACTGGCCTCAGCTTGCTCCTCTCGCTGGGTAAGTGTCGACTTGACCCCTTGCATGCACACGGCTGCCAGGGGAGAGCATCCAGGCTGGGGAGAAACAGCCTCTCTGGCCAGGAGCCCCCTCCCCACGTCCCAGCCCTGAGAAGCGCCTCCTGTCCCCGGGGAAGCAGCGAGCCAGCGAGAGATGCTGTGccgcagggacagggacagaggTGGTCCAAAACGCACCCTGCCGAAATCCGCTAGCCAGGGTGACCTGCTTTTAGGCAGGACGGGGGGTGTGTTGCAAGTGCATCTTCTGTTCAAAAAGCTTTGCATCCTGCTTGCTGGAGGTTTTGTCTAAGCGCAAGGCTGTTTGCATGCCAGGCAGGGGTGTGGGCTGCAGTGGGGAGAGGGGGCAGTTCTGGCTTTGCCTCGCTGGGAAGGCGGTGGCTGGTGGGCTGCGGGTGGCTTGCGACTGTCCGTTGGTTTGTGGCTGGCTGTTGGGGCAGCGGGCTCTGGGCTGATGGCGGTGCAGGGCGTGGGGGGGAACTGTGGTCTCTGCTCTTCCGCCCTGCCCCAGAGCCAGCAGCGTGTGTCGGCAGGTTTGGGTCTGTATTGATTGGAAACAGGAACACATCACCTCTTTGAAGTGCTGTTCGCActgtcctgcagctcctggtgGGCTGCCTTTGCTTTAGGAGAGAGGCCAGGACACAAAGATAACAAGCCCAGCAAGGTCTGCTTTAGAGGCTGCGTGTAATTTTACCTCCCGAGCCCTGGGTGCAGGGTGTACTGTGACAAAGCGTTTGGGAGTGTGCGCAGCGCCAAAGGGTGCAGCCTGGACAGTCGCTCCCAGGGATTTTAGCAGTTTCTTTCCCCACCTCTGTTGTCCTCCGGTGCTGGGTGCCCAGGCAGTGGCAGAATTTGGACCTGTGCACATAGGTGCTCCCGGGGCACGTGCCTATTGCGTGCTGGCTGCCTGCGAGGACCGTCCAGCTGCAGTAGGGTCCTGCCGTACCCGGTGGCAGGGCAAAGccctggccagggctgccccgttgctgcagagcctgggagaGCTAGCTCCTGGTGGCATCTcagccctctgcagagccctggggTGCCCCAAGGACGCAGCACGAAGCCACGCCACCCGACCGCAGGCACACAGGGCATAGTGCGAGGGCCGCTGGGCACTCAAGCCAGCGCCTCTGTGCGGGGACCCCTCCAACCAGGCCTGCTGGGCTGGGTCTGTGAAGGGGCCTCCTGGGACAGGCAGGCTCCTGGTTCTTCTCTCCCACTCCTGCAAGCATTTCTTGAAAGCGCTTAAGGGGGGTGGGGTGCGATGGGGCAGCAAGGCTGGGTCACCAGCTCAGGCGTGGacccttcttccttcctgggGTGCTGCGACTCATCCCCATGCGCCAGCTCTCTCCATCTCTGCGCCTCCCAGCACCCTGTGGGGAGCCCTCCCTGCGCTGGGGCTGAGGGTGCTCACCGTGGCTGCCCGGCTGCCAGCACGAGCAGGGAGCCATCCCCAGGGGCTTGGCCATACCTGGAGGgcacccctctgcccccagaGAGCTGGTTTCAGGATGCTGCTGGTTCGCACCTCACAGTAAGACCTGTGGCTTGAAGCAGCCGTATCTGCAACGTGGAAAAGCCTCTTTTCcctggctgcagagcctggTCCCTTTCCTGCCCTGCTTGCAGATGGAGCGGATTAGTCAGCGGAGCTGCCTTGTCATGCATCCAGCTTGGCCATAGGGCTGGAGTCAGGAGCACCTCAGGAGGAAGATTTGagagcaaagagcagcagccaAAGGGGAGAGGTGAGGTGACCGGAAAAGCACCTGCTGCCAGTGTCACCGTCCCTGCCCTGTGGGGTGCCACAGCCTCCCTTTACAGCCTTGTCCCAGCAGTCCTTCCAGGGCTCTCTGTCCCTGTGCTTCTTGGGGCTTATCCTTAGACTTTGAAGCTAAATAGCTGCACAGGAGCCTGTCTCGGCATGTGCACCCTCCCCTTTGCAGGCTGGGGAGAAGGTGCTGGATGGGGGCGTTGGGtttcaggagctgctgggggcagCCAGCAGACTAGGGGAGGTGCAGAAAAAGAGTGGAATAGGGAGCAGGGCACAGACATCATCCTGCCCATGCCCCAGGTGAGCCATCCTGCCCTGCGAGCTGCACCAGGTAATGTCCCCGTTTCTCTGCCACAGCAAGGCCAGGGTGCAGGGACTGGCCTGGTCCCCCCAGGAGTGACTGAGATCTTGACCCAGTCATTCCCAGCTGGAGAATCCTCGAGTGAACACCACCCGGAGGGGGGAGCATCTGcattccccctgcagcccccaggggCTGGCCCTGGCAGATCCCAGCCCTTGCCGCTGTAGTGCATCCTGCTGGGAATGAAATCTGATGAGCGCAGCCATAAATTTCTCTGCGGATGTGGCACTGAGCCCTGCATGCTGATGCTGCATTCAGCCCTTTGCATAGTGTTATCGATTCTGCAGCAGGAAAGCCTCGTTTAAGCGGCAAGGAACAGGGCTTGCCTGGAGTCAGCAGAATTTAGCACCAGGCACAATCAGGCTAGGCACGGTAGAGAGGGGGCATCAGCCCTTGCAGAGCAGGGCCAAGGGgtggtgccagggctggggctgctccctgcTTGTCCCCTGTCACTTCTGTGCAGCGAAACCCCGGTCCTGGCTGACCACAGTGTGGTCTGTGCGTGGACGTGCCTGAAAGGCGATCCCAGGCCCCAGGGTGAGCCCTCTGCAGCCAGCCAATGTGCGGGGCGGGATAGGGAGACGGGCCCAGGCAGCAGGATGGCTGCTTGTGCCCCTGTTCTAACTCATCTGTGTGTCTGCTCTCGCTCTCTGTGTTTGTGGCAGCTCCCACAGGATTGGGCATGGAGGTCATGGCTCCCGCCACCATCAATGCCTTGAATGGCTCCTCCGTGAAGCTCTCCTGCACCTTCAACTCCTGCTATAAGGTGGAGAACAAGCAGTTCTCCCTCAACTGGACATACCAGGAGTGCAGGAACTGCTCTGAGGAGCTGGTGAGTCTTGCCGAGGCTGGGGGTCTGCTGAGAGGTCCTGGGACCAGCTTGAAGTTGTTGTGTGTGTTTCTTGGGGTCCCGAGCCTTCTCCTTACGTGTGGTCCTGCTATCTGGCCCTCCTCCGCCACAGGGACAATTAGCAACTGACCGTGTAAAGACCCAGCGGTCGGGGCAGCTGCCCTGATGTAGCAGGACAGGCAGGCGTGAGCAGGCCCTGTCCCTGGCCACTGGGGCGGCCAGAGCTGAGCGGGGATCGTGCCGCTGACAGAGCTGAGCGGGCACTGCCCTGCTCGGGGGCGAGCATGCAGTGTGGGCACGTGCCCGGGACAACGCATGCAGGGAGGGGGATGCCTGGCCAGGGGAGGTGAGCGTGCGGGGACCCAAACAGTGTCTCACCTCCTCTCCCGCGCGGGCTGCTCAGTTCCTGCAGTTCCGGACGAAGATCATGAACAAGCAGCTGGACCGCTTTGGGAACCGGGTGGAGTTCACTGGGAACCCCACCAAGTACGATGTATCCTTTACCCTCAAAAACGTGCAGCTGGAGGACGAGGGCACCTACAATTGCTATGTCCTGAACCCACCAGACCGGCATCGAGGCCATGCCAGCATCAGCCTGAAGGTGCTCACCAAAGGTCAGTGCCCCTCTGCTGTcgggcacccatgggtgctgtgTGGCTCTCTGCTCCACCTCGTGCCCTGCCTTCACCCTGTGTTGCATGTGCAGGTTTGCTCCCCGGCGGTGGGAGCGAGCCCGTTCCCTATTGCTCCCGCTGGCTGCCCCAGCTGGGGGCTGCATGTCCTGAGGCTGTGCCCtgtctccccagagcccccGAAGCACGACTCGACAGTGGCTGTCATCGTGGGTGCCTCTGTAGGTGGCTTCTTGGCCGTGGTGATCCTGGTGCTGATGGTGGTGAAATGCGTGCGCcggaaaaagcagcagaggctgaACACAGATGACCAGAAGacggaggaggaagggaagacagACGGTGAAGGCAACCCGGATGAGGGCACCAAGTAAtgcctccctgcccacccctccCTCTTCGCCCCTGTACAGTGTGACTCCCCTGATGTGCTTCCCAGAGCAAGGATTTCTGTCtccccagagcatccctcctTCCATCTAAATACCCAAcccagcctggagcagggcaCAGAGAGAAGAAGGTCCCCAGAGCCTGGCCACAGCggacagggctggggacagtGGCTGAAGTGCATCGAGGCTGCCCCTGAGGCTGAGCTGGGACCAGCTTGTCCCGCTGGGCACACTTTGAGTGCCAGAGCACCGCCTGGGGCCGTGGGGAGGGGTTGGGGACAGGGTGGtgcaggagagaggggaagacCGTGGTCCCCATGCAtggaggggctggagcagggggtgtcaggaggagcagaagggagcCGGGCAGCCCTGTGCCCATGTCTGCACGCCATCCCTCTAGGAAAGGAGAGCAGGGGCCAGCGGCCAGCAGCCGTCTGCCCTTGGGCCATGTCTCTCCCCTGAGGCGCTCCTGCTGTGCCCAGGGCACGGGGAATTGGCATACCTGTCCCCGAGGGATCCCCGATAGCTGCCTGTCTCCTCATTGCAAGTCCTGTGTGCCAGTGCTGAGGGTGCTGCGACAAGAAGCTCGTGCTCCTCAGGACTGTCCCGGCCTGCTCGGAAGCCGATGGCTGGGTAACGACCATTAGCCCACATGCTCTCTCTGAGCTTTGCTGGTTTTTGGAGCCGATAATGGCTCCTGGTGTGGAATGGATGTACCCTTCTGCCTCTCAGGCTATTTTTGGGCCTGAGAATCTCAGCCAAAGGTGCTGGGCTGACTTTTTTGTGCTCGTTTCCTTCTTGG is a genomic window containing:
- the SCN2B gene encoding sodium channel regulatory subunit beta-2 translates to MSPEARLPQPTLFLTGLSLLLSLAPTGLGMEVMAPATINALNGSSVKLSCTFNSCYKVENKQFSLNWTYQECRNCSEELFLQFRTKIMNKQLDRFGNRVEFTGNPTKYDVSFTLKNVQLEDEGTYNCYVLNPPDRHRGHASISLKVLTKEPPKHDSTVAVIVGASVGGFLAVVILVLMVVKCVRRKKQQRLNTDDQKTEEEGKTDGEGNPDEGTK